The Vibrio marisflavi CECT 7928 region CAAGGCAGCTAAATGATCTATTGAAATCTGAATATCACTCTGACAACAGTATTGCCCAGGCTGTACAAAACGTAGAGCAAGAACATACTCAGGTTATTGCCGACTTAAAATACCTTTTTCGAGATGTAAAGGAGGGTGGTGTTTCTGCTGGTCCCAAAACTATCGATTCCCATGCGGTGTTAGAGTATGTAGATGAAATCACTAAGTTAGTAGACGAAAAAGACCCGCTTGCATTAGAGAAAATCACGAACTTAATCAAGTTCTTGCCAGCACAACACCACATCGAATCGATGACGCGAACCAAGGACTTAATTAGTCATGCAGAATTTAAAACAGCGTCGGTACTGCTGAGTAATTTTAGAGATGTTTATCTTAAAGAAAATACTTGATAGGAAAGCTTGTATCCTTTGCTAGAACAAGCTTTCCCCATGTACTGATAGCGAGGCCCAAGCCACATACTACCGAAGCTTATTTTGAAAACGATCTACCCAATGTTTAGTGAAATCAATAAATGCTCTGAGCCGGAGAGGCTGGTATCGGTCTTTGTGATAAATAGCTGAGAAGTCTACGCTGGGGATTCCCCATTCAGAGAAAACGGGCTGCAGTTGATCTGTTTGAATCTCCTTTTCGCAATACAGTTCGGGAACGCGTATGATCCCATTGCCATTTACTGCACCTCGAATAAGGACGTGTCCATTTTTGCATTGTAAATGCCCGTCGATTTGAATATCTATTGTTTCATTCGATTCAATATGCTGGAAGCTCCATTTAGTCACTGAACCAGTCAAACAGTTGTGTTGGCTTAGTTCTTTTGGATGGGCAGGGTGACCATGTTGATCCAGATAGTCACGACTTGCCCAAGTACCCATTTTTATGTCCATTAATTTCCGAGCGACAAAGCTTGCGTCTTCCAACTTACCCATTCGAAATGCGATATCGAAGTCATCGCTGATTAAGTCTACACGGTGGCTGCTAAACTCCAAATCAATATTGATATCTGGATGTTGCTGAGCAAATTCAAAGGCAATTTGAGCAATAATTTGTTCACCTAGCGGGCCACCAACACTGTTAACTTTTATGTCACCTCGAATGTCGCTGATATCGTCTACTGTTGAAATAATGGCTTGATCTAATTGCTCCAAGGCCGATTCACACTGATGATAAAAACTGCTTCCAGCGGCGGTTAATTTCAGTGTTCTCGTTGTGCGAATGAGTAGTGTCACTCCCATTTGAGCTTCTAATTGACTCAGTTGCCGAGATACATGTGATCTAGAAACATTGAGTGCTTCGGCAGCTTTAGTAAAGTTTCCAAGTTTTGATATCAGTACAAATGTCCGGATATCCGAAAGCTGTACTTTGTTTAGCATCTTCATTGTTCATCTCACTAGGGTGTTTGATTGTTGCCATATAGCAACAGTGTTTTAACTAGATGACTATATATCAACAATCAGAGTTTATCTAATATAACCGCATCTCAGCAAACCATGGTGGTTTGATTGAAAACGGTTAAGTTAAGGGTAGAGAAATGAAAGAATTGATTGTTATTACAGGTGCGAGTTCAGGTATTGGTGAAGCTATTGCGAAAAGATTTAGTGAGCTTGGTCACCCATTATTGCTGATTGCACGTCGTGTTGAACGTTTAGAAGCACTGGACTTACCAAATACTCTATGTGAGAAGGTAGATGTAACAGACAGAGCAAGCTTTGAAGCAGCGATTGAAAAAGCAGAAGCAGTTTACGGTCCTGTTGGCGGTTTAGTTAATAACGCTGGTGTTATGCTGCTGGGTCAAATTGATACGCAAGATCCAATGGAATGGAAGCGTATGTTTGATGTAAACGTTCTTGGGCTACTTAACGGCATGCAGACAGTTCTTGCCCCGATGAAACAGCGCAATACAGGCACCATCATCAACATTAGCTCGATTGCTGGTAAGAAAACATTCCCAGATCATGCTGCATACTGTGGTACTAAATTCGCGGTACATGCGATATCGGAAAATGTGCGTGAAGAAGTCGCTAGCTCAAATGTACGTGTGACAACTATTGCACC contains the following coding sequences:
- a CDS encoding LysR family transcriptional regulator produces the protein MLNKVQLSDIRTFVLISKLGNFTKAAEALNVSRSHVSRQLSQLEAQMGVTLLIRTTRTLKLTAAGSSFYHQCESALEQLDQAIISTVDDISDIRGDIKVNSVGGPLGEQIIAQIAFEFAQQHPDINIDLEFSSHRVDLISDDFDIAFRMGKLEDASFVARKLMDIKMGTWASRDYLDQHGHPAHPKELSQHNCLTGSVTKWSFQHIESNETIDIQIDGHLQCKNGHVLIRGAVNGNGIIRVPELYCEKEIQTDQLQPVFSEWGIPSVDFSAIYHKDRYQPLRLRAFIDFTKHWVDRFQNKLR
- a CDS encoding SDR family oxidoreductase, with translation MKELIVITGASSGIGEAIAKRFSELGHPLLLIARRVERLEALDLPNTLCEKVDVTDRASFEAAIEKAEAVYGPVGGLVNNAGVMLLGQIDTQDPMEWKRMFDVNVLGLLNGMQTVLAPMKQRNTGTIINISSIAGKKTFPDHAAYCGTKFAVHAISENVREEVASSNVRVTTIAPGAVETELLSHTTSDQIKDGYNSWKEDMGGVLAADDIARAVVYAFQQPQNVCIREIALAPTKQQP